Sequence from the Ictalurus furcatus strain D&B chromosome 25, Billie_1.0, whole genome shotgun sequence genome:
CCCCGACTGCACTCAGATGAGAGAGTACAGTTTCTCTTCTTTCTGAATCTGTTTGTACACCGTAAGAGCAGGAGCGAACgctttgaaaataaaatctgtacACTTATCTATAGGCACTTGAGATATCTTATATGGAATCTCCTGTTCGTGAGGTTCTTTAGGACCTAAGAGTATGGCTCTCTTAAtcttacacacaaacatttggTAATGGACCGTGGTCATAGTTTTGACGGAGGTATTGTCATCGGTGATGAAGATAATTTGGCTCTCGGGAGTTAAGTATTTATACACCATGACATTTTCAGCAGTAAAGCATGGATAATCGCTGTGTTGTGCCATGTTTATAATTGAGATCTGGTCAAATATGTTCTTTAAGTCCTCTTCACGGTTATTACATTGTCTCAGTGCCCAGTCATGAAGCCGTttatccttttcttttttcttcttttccttctggCATTTTGAGTTTTCCCTCTTTTTTGAAGTTTCGATCCGATCTTTCACATCTCTGTTTTTAGCTAGTATGGCTGTGTCTTTATTTAGCACCGAGCTCTCTGTAGCATTGCTTTCCGTATGCTCTGATGCTGAACCTGGACTGTTCTTCTGCAGCTGCGTTGAAAGAAAAGGCCCAGATTTAACCTGCATATTTTCTTGCTCATTTTGCTGCATGTGCATGTTCCCACATCTGCCTTCTAGTGGGATTTTGCTTTTAACGACTGACTCATTTTGGTGCAGCGATGCAGCATGCGTCAGAACATTTGACCTTTGAGGTTCCTCCTCCATCTCATCAATGCATGTttcctgcatgaacatgcctCCAAGTCCATCCTCTAGTGGTGTTTCGTTTTTGCCGATTGTCTCATTTTGGTGCAGAGACACATCCTCATGCCTTGGGACATTTGGAACATATGATCTTTTAGGTCCATCACCCGTCTCATCAACTTGTGTTTCCTGCATGACTGTGCATCCAAGTCCAACGTCTAATGGTGTTTCTTTTTCGGTGATTTGCACATTTTGGTGCAGAGATTCATCTTCACGTCTTGGAGGATTTGATATTTTAAGTTGCTCATCTATCTCATTATTGCATTGTTCCTTCATGTCTGTGCTTCCAAGTCCATCTTCTagtggttttttatttttgatgattGACTCATTTTGGTGCAGAGATAAATCCTCATGCCTTGGGTAATTTGGAACATATGAtcttttaggttcatcatccaTCTCACCAATTTGTGCATCCTGCATGTCTGTGCTTCCAAGTCCATCTTCTAATGGTGTTTCTTTTATTGTGATTGACTCATTTTGGCACAGGTTTATATCTTCATGGCTTGGGACATTTGGAACATTCAATCTTTGAGGTTCCTCATCTATCTCATCAATTTGTGTTTCCTGCATGTCCGTGCATCCAAGTCCAACTTCTAATGGCGTTTCTTTCTTGGTGATTCGCTCATTTTGTTGCAGAGATTCATCTTCATGCCTCACGCCATTTGGAACATTTGATCTTTGAGGTTCATCATCCATCTCATCAATGCATGTTTCCCGCATGAATGTGCCTCCAAGTCCATCATCTAGTGGTGTTTCTTTTTCGGTGATTTGCTCATTTTGGTGCAGAGATTCATCCTCATGCCTTGGGACATGTGGAACATTCGATCTTTTAGATTCATCATCCATCTCGTCAATGTGTGCATCCTGAAAGTCCGTGCTTCCAAGTCCATCTTCTAGTGGTGTTTCATTTTTGGCGATTGACTGATTTTGGTGCAGAGACACATCTTCATGCCTTGGGTAATTTGGAACATATGAtcttttaggttcatcatccaTCTCATCAATTTGTATTTCCTGAAAATCCTTGCTTCCAAGTTCAACATCTAATGGCGTTTCTTTCTTTGTGATTCGCTCATTTTGTTGCAGAGATTCATCTTCATGCCTCATGACATTTGGAACATTTGATCTTTGAGGTTCATCATCCATCTCATCAATGCATGTTTCCTGCATGAATGGGCCTCCAAGTCCATCATCTAGTGGTGTTTCTTTTTCGGTGATTTGCTCATTTTGGTGCAGAGATTCATCTTCATGCCTCATGACATTTGGAACATATGATCTTTGAGATTGCTCTTCCATCTCATCAATGTGTGTATTCTGCATGTTCACAGGTTCCTGTGATGGTGCATCAGCATTGACCTCAGGGTCCATTTGGATGAATGATCCACCAAGGAGCTTTTCAGGGGTTTTGAACTCACTCTCTTTGTCTTTATTCTCATGAATCATAATATCCATGTCTCCAGTGTATCTGCAATCTTCATCTGGTAATCCTTCATCATTTTGTGGTAAATAGTTGAAACTGACTACAGAGTAGCTATTATTAAGACTTGAGTTTAATGAAGATTCAATTCCACTGCTGCTTAAATCGGTCATCGCCTCTATGCACTCATTAAAATCAATGGAGCTTTGAGCTCTGTTTCCTGATGAGGCAGAGGCACATTTCTTAAACCATATGTCATATGTCAATTTAGGAAATTTTGCCTTCTGTGTTGTGTTGAGAAATCTTTCAAGTTCCTTATTTTTCCTGATATCATCAATATTGGACGCATTGAAGCATAAACTATTTCTTGGTTCTTTAACCTTTAATTCTTTTCTCAAAGCTGCCATGCCTTCATCACCAAGTTTTCTCTCCAAGTCACTGATCATCTTTTGGCTGATTCCTGGTTTCGACACCCATTCTTCCAGTTTGGCGAAGGTGGATATCGTCCGGAGATCTGTTTCAGATTCTGATGAAGATGATGTTAATACAGTCATTTTGATTTATTGTGAAAAACAgaagaggttaaaaaaaagtctgtatataattattttaaccTACATAAGACTATACACATTAAGAATATTTTTCACCTGACTTTACAACAATTTATAAATTTTAACAGTTCACATCCAGAAATCGAAAACTTTCAAAATATTAAGTAACAGTTGCTGTTTCTTACCAGGAATACAACTTGTAAACTTACCGGGAAATCCTGTAAGATTATTATCTGTTTCATCCTCATCCTCGAATCTGACGCGTTTTTCTGTACatttaaaagattaaaacaaaatataaaaaatcataaatatccAAATGACAGAAGTACCATCTAAAGCAACATAAGACACAAAGTCTGAAAGTCTTCAGAGTTCAGTTAAGTGATTTATTACTAAAATTGTGCACATCAGTATCGAGACCTCAgacttaatgataatgagtctttattggtcacatatacagtagagcacagtgaaattgttttcttcgcataccccagcctgtcaggaagctggggtcagagctggagcagagagggccttgatcaagggcATCTtggtcaaagtgcatgcttctacaatcagaaagagattgcacagatttgacctgcatgggaggcgtggcAGGAAAAAgccaagactacagtttgccaatgagcatataaacaaagaccaggccttttggaataatttgctctggacagatgaatcaaagatagagttgtttggtcacagtaacagcagacatgtttggcgcagaccgtGTACTGTGACTtagttcgcctcacacctccagagttgggggttcgattccccccacggccctgtgtgtgcgaagtttgcatgttctccccatgcttcggcgctccggttttctcccccagtccaaagacatgcattgtaacctgattggcgtgtccatagtgtatgaatggtgtgtgattgtgccctgcgatggtccctgccttgtgccccatgccccttgggataggctccaggctccccacgatcCAATAAGGatgagcggtatagaaaatggatggctggatgaaataatgtggggggatttgaaatgagcagtacatgcaagaaaaccctcaaacagcttgcaactgaaagaatattgcatggaagagtagtcaaaaaatccagaaagcctggtggacaattatgcaaaatgcagGAAAggtatttctgctaaagggggcattGTTAGTTTCCGAGGCCAAGGGTGCACTTGATATTTCTATTGAATAAATGACCGAAAAAGCTAATTGTTCTTGCAGGTtttttcaagtatatcaacttcattaataggcactgtttcaaagatgatcaaatgtttgctcatccaaatatgtaaaaaaaaaatattcaacaatttccatggggtgtacttatttttaacttatttttttttaatgctgattGAGTTTTAAGGTGGTGGTAAAgatactattaaaaaaaatcacattcagTACATTTCTACTACAGAACAATCAGATACGCTTGGTAGTGTAAACTGTttgcaggtgattttaatattctgaATGAAGAGTTAAACAGCTTCATAACCGGACTCTAAATATGAGGAACTTTTCCTACATAAATATTGATATAAATATTGCGTAAATATTTTGGATGTGAATTGCTGACTCTTGCGACcctttaataaaaatatcacaGTTACTTACTCTGTGGTGCTTCAGCCTCAGTGTCGTCGTTTTCTGTGtaaagtaaatataaaactGTCACAAACCTTCAAACCGAGTGAAATGAACATGAATGgtattaataaaatacatgttcCTAAAAATTTATTCATATTGATGAGGTCATGTGATACTGGAGAAAATGTACAACACTACATTTTAAGAGACTTACCCAATTCTTCAAACAGATGTGGCTCTTTATTCTTGAACCAATCATACATGCAGTCAAAGTGTGCTTTGCTATTGAGCCTCATATAAATTTTACGGGTTTTTTCTTGATTGGTTTTCTGGGCATAGATCTTCGCTAATGTTTCCTGGTCAATCAAGTGCTTGCCAACCAGAGCATCAGCCAGATTCATTGGATTGTTTGTCTTTTGTAtgattttctctctgtgtttcacCAGAAAATGTTCTTTATCTACCATGTTGACtgctaaaggaaaaaaaaagttttagagTATAACCAGGTCACTACAGAGTAAAGTACAAAACTGAACTAAACATTCACACATGACAATCAATTCTCTGCCTGAATCTATATTTACACTTTAGTCACTGAGTTCATTATGTATctgattaattattttaaaatatattatatattatatatatatatatatatatatatatatatatatatatatatatatatatatatatataatagtatctcacaaaagtgagtacacccctcacatttttgtacatatttcattatatctttttgtgtgacaacactgaagaaatgacattttgctacaatgtaaagtatatatatagtctGATTTAAACGATATTAATCTAATTTTGATTTAACCCACAGAAGAAACGTCACCGTTGTACAACTTTGAGTACAAAATCAGTTTACACCTGATGCATAGCAATACAGATGAGCACAATGTGTAGTTAGCTTGTGGAAGGACTGTGTGTTAGCCATGATGCCCCTCTCTGTTCTGCAACGCAAAGATGTAAATATGCgataatgcagaaatataaaccAGGTTTAAAGCGATGTAAGGGAAAGGCAAAGAAGGTTTTGCTTTTCTGTGTAGCAGGTTTTCCTCAAATCATATATGAAAAGTAATAATATCTGTGTATTTCATGTTTCTCCTCAGTGAtctttttaaacctttttatttatttatttatttatttatttattatcttacCTGGAATCTTTGACATAAATGTGCATAGCATTTTGTTTCCACAGTAACAAGAAAGgcttatttgttttcttttaggtTTTCCAGCTCTGCCACAATCCAGTCAAAAGAATGAGCTTAATACGCTCTTCTTTtttcaaaggcattcttaaaggctatctggaaaaatatatatataactaagtatgaaacattttggaagccATTAGTTTTTGTAAAGGTGTTAAGTTCCCCTatgtacggagacttttgggacaccctgtacattaGGATATATACAGACGCAGAGCCATTTTTAGAAGCAACATAAATCATGTTTCCCCCTTTCACTCGAGTAATTTATTATCTCGCCACCAGAGTAGCGTACTTAACCCTTTAACATCCTCACTGAGAAAAAAAGTATACATTTACCAAATACCAAAAACTTTtagaaaaagttaaataaagcCCAGAAGTAAATGTCTGGAGTGACTTTCTTGTTCTAACTTCCTGTAAAGAAGCAAACTGAAAAGGCACACGATTTCAAGACACAGAAACATTCACTAAATGTTTTTAACATAACATGCCTAAACCGAGTGGTAGAGATGATACTGTGTGTAGTGACTCAAGATGTGCTGTACCAAAAGGCTGAGAAGAAATGAAAGATTCTTTTTAAACCAGATTCAaacctttctgtttttctcatgTTTATCAGTCAGTTTAGTGAGAATGGAGTATACACTTACCTGTGAATGAGCAGGAGATTTTCTACACAGAGCTGAGTCAGCTTGCGTGCGCTAACCTGAGCTGAACTGTGATCTAAATGGCAGATGAATGAAGCATTTCctggaaaaaagagaaacagttAAACAAAAACGGCACcaaaatctcactagccaatcagTGTAAAGAGAAATGGCGCCAAAACTGCACTAGCCAATCAGCTAAATCCCCTCTCTAAACAACACCTTCAGCAACAAGTTAACACTTTCAGTTATGTTTTGTCTGcaatagaaagaaaaatgaaaggaaaatgtactgaaaacaaacaagaaaacccCCACAGGgatcacactgacacactgtgCAGGGTATAGGATATCCTGTAGATTTTACACCGGAACCTTCAGAACAACAGAAACATACAGGAATGTCCAGCACTCTtcagcagaaataaaataaggacATAATCAGTCCTGAAGGACAACTTCTTATTtcctgtaaatgaaataaataaataaataaataaataataaataaataaatcagcagttgacaaaattaatttaataactGGTAGAAATGCTTTGAGTGGTgaaaaaacacactaaacactctTTCTGTAGCCTTTTAGTAGAGCGTGCTCATTTCAGGAAAACAATCGATTAGAGTTGAGTAAAAGTAGTCCCACTTTTTATTAAGTCACTTATTTAATCATTACGATGTACTAAATTACTGTTCTGTTCTGTATTCGTAACACAGTggttagcataatgttagctcgcttactatcaaacacggttaattttattattacagaaaattctcaccttatttattgttttttttttatttttatttttttttttaggtgtgaATTGTACTATGtgcaacatttattattaattaattcatttgtgtaaatacttTGCTTTAGTTGTGAATATATTTCCCCTGTATGTATCTCGCAGGACCAACACTTGACATGTCCTGCAGAATTTCACAAGCTAACTTTGGCTAAAACTCTGGCTTATCCATACTACAAACATGGCTCTCTTTTTATCTAGGTAAGTCACTGTGGTAACGGACTCTACACACCTAACCTGCTCACAAAGAGACAGAATCTGTAAGGGTTCTTACATTCTCTTATATTagttgttattatatatttaaattcttATAGGAATTTATTATAATAGTTTGCCCTTCCGCTGTAAAATATACGGTCTTAATCACTCCAATCACACTCCGGTGCCCTTCTGCTCTTTAAAGTGAACACCCACAGGTGAGGAAAGCCTGGCTGAACTTAGTGAGTTATTAACCCAGATTAAGGCAGCAGGTGAATGTTCGGTTAAGTGAAGTGGCTATCACACTCAAAGCTTTTTGAGCTTGCTTCATGGTACAGTTCTCTGGTGAGTGCATCAGGCATGTGCActcaaagaggaaaaaagatctttaaagcaGGAATTCTATAATCTAGTCCACAATGTTTCATTATCCTACAGCGGCATTTATAGGAGCTGAGCACACCTGTAGAAGTTTACAGTATGTTTACAGGAagtaaatgaaatgagaaagaaatgaCGGACAGTATGAAAGACAGCCACTAGGTGACACTGTAGGACACGTTTTCAGTGGTGTATTTATTTGGCTGTAAAGGGGGTaagatttttcaaaatgtcacTTCTGCTTTCAAGCTCTCAATAAATTAACTGTTTTGATTTCATGgttaattttttaattcatattatttactatattttactttttgttgttctgtgtgcttttagttaaaaaaacaaacaaacaaaaaacaacattttattgCGAATTAATGATGCTGTATAAaacaaaagttttaaaaatgatctACATTTTTACTTTACTCTGGATTACTTCCCAGTCTCAGGCCCCTTAACGGCCACTAAGGGGCGACAAGCATATAtttaaaccatccatccattcatccattttctgtaccgcttatccttactgggtcatggggaacctggagcctatcacaggagGCATGAGGCACAAGACGGGAGACATATCAGGTTTCACAGCACTATTcccaaaaacaattataatgTTTGGCTTGTGTTCATTCACTTACATGGGAATGGGCGGGGTTAAAAATTGTACTTGtgcatatgtgcttgttgaacatcccattccagatttattcccccttcgCTGTTATAAAGCGCTCCActctctcttctgggaaggctttccactagattttggggtgtggctgtgggaatgtgtgttcattcagctacaagagtgtTAGTGAGGATGAGATCAGGAACGGATCGGAACGgttgatgtgaggaggctccagttcatcccaaaggtgttcagtggggttgaggtcagggctctcaaGGACATTTTATACGGTGTGCTTCTGAcattgtggtaacagtttgaggaagaaccacatataggtgtgatagTCAGATATCCACAAACATCTGGCCATTTAGTGCATGTTGTTTTATCATTACACCACATGATTCTGGACTCCTGTTAAttaaggtgttgattaattttctacaacagcagctctgacagtaacgcagcttcaaatcacaggtttatcttaatgcgctcgttctaataggttatcgtttctatagtaacaactcgttcacagggactcgtatggcagacgctccacatgaTTAGAATAAAATACGCGTGTAATCATTAATAtaatgttttctgtaagaggtttattttaacatttatggaaggagtctccagactcaacatcttcaggacagaggagtttacacgtTGTGGTTTTTCTGTAagatgacaagctgcatttgtttttgcattattaacgtcaagagagagaaaaagagagagagagactagtgagggaaagactgtttataactgctataatataaataaGAACAGGAAGTaccttgtttcacagatgtttcaCAATGTacttaaatggataaaatgtatgatcTGTACTTCTTTGCAAATTACTTTGgtattgtgctgttataggaacatgGTAATAAGAACAATAAGTCAGCCTTTATTTGTCTCATTACAATaaggtgaaattcttttcttcacatgttCCAGCTTGTGAGGAAGTTGTGTTCAGAGTGCAGAGTCAGTCATGATATGTAGCTCTTGGAGCAGAGAAGGAAAAGAGTCTTGCTCAAAGGTACATCAGTAACAGTTTAGTAATACCTGAACTCTTTTACAAGTTAACATGAACAGTGAGATATTTCAGTTTCAGCAGGTCACTGCCTGAAGCTACTGCAGGAGTTAACATGaatgtcagagctgcagtttgAGTCTAATCTTTGGAGACACTTCGGCTTTTATTCCTCCCGAACATGTTGGACTGTCCATCAAGAAGGAACTTAAATAGAGAatatgtgtcattctttaatattcttcttttcctgatttctttgagttgtttatatattttttaaatcttagaAAGACAAGCAAGTAGTGAAACATTTCTGTAGTTCGAGAAACGCTATGCTTTCAGGAAAGGTTTATAATTCTGACGGACGTGAAGATTTAGTGTCAAATTTCATACGCATTGTGTTGTTTAGCCTGAAAGTTCCTGGCTGAGGAAATTCCCCTTTCTTTTATTACAATGACGCGCTGCTCACTGACTGCTAATGATGATGACGTACTGGTGTTAGTCGGTTTCCTTTTACAGGTTCTCTTCACTGTAGAACATTTAAATCATACTCTCACACGATGAAACACtgtttgttatgttttattgtCTGAAGTTTGCCCGTTTCTGATACCCACATGTAACAAttctatttcaaataaaattgtgGGACAGCCTACAggttttcctgaactgaaatatgtttctcttttgcatgtttCTCATTCAGAAGATCATTTTTaattctgccatcatttactgGCCTGGGTGCAACCAGTGACAGCATTCTGATAGAAGATGTGTATGATGCAGGGGGTACTGCAGACATTAAGGAGGACAATACTGCATGGGACCAGGATGGCCAGCAGTAGGTCAGCTACAGAGAAGGTGATGGTACAGAAACAGGCACCTCCTCAGATGAATGTAGTGATATACGGAGAGATTTTAGCTAAATGTGCTGTTCAGAATAAAGCAACAGGCACATCTGTTGACGAGCTCCTCTCTGTGTGTTGAGAAAACACAGACATCAACTGCCTAAGGATGCAAGAACACTGTTAGGAACTGTTAAGCATGGGAATTATGTGGTGGTcaatatttgtattttgattTTGAGTCTAGAATTTTGAAGATATGTTCACAGTATCCAGATGAGttctccagaaaaaaaaaaaccgtagTCCTAAATTTCAACACAAATGTCCCGATTTGGACAATTCTTTGCAGTGTAAAAAAGGTTTCAGCCATTTAAACCCCAATTATGTGAGTGATTTCATGTCAGACTTTCTTGAAGAGCTTAATAGGCTCCAACAAGATGGAACTGGATTCCATGATGGAACCTTAAATGTGAAAGTCATTGCTTTCATCTGTGATGCTCCAGTGAGAGCTTTTCTGAGATGCATAAAGGGACACAGTGCGTActatagttttgtttgtttggaaataATTCAGGCTGTACTTATCCAAATGACATGAAATTTCACCAAGTAGTCCCAAGTTGTAACCTCTCATAAGTGATGTAACTTCAACATAAGCTAATGGctgttttttaatacatttttgtgcCTCTTTTACTTCTAGTGGTCAAAAGTGCATATATTTAGATAAAAAGCTAATTCTATCATTAATACATGCAGTTGGGGTAGACAGGTTTCTTGGGTATCCTCTTTGGGCACTCTGTCATTTTTTGTGTGCAGTGAGTTGAATATGGTCCTAATTTGACATGCAGTATGGAAAAAGTACCCTACATCAACTGTTTGTCAGTCTATCATTACATTTTGAACTTGTCACGAGTGTCCTCTGCCCATAAAAACAACCATTTGGACAATAATAAAtcaaagttgttgttgttgttgttgttttttattaaattggCTAAAAGTGCTGTTGAAGGTGCTAGCCAAGAGGACTTGAGTGTATTGTGGTTAtctaacaacaacaaagtgGTTTTCTGGTTTCACAAATCAAGAGAGTTTGCGCATTGTGACGTGATCCTACCGTATTTAAACAACTTTGGTACAGCTTTGGAAACTGGCTGGCAACAACACAGGATTTTTCATACATGGGCTGAAATGTACAGCATTTCTGACAGTGATCTAACCtgtggtttgtttttcctctttagACGCCGTCATCAGCACATACACAATGACACAAACAAAAGTAATGGAGACCATGTCTAAATACTTGAAGTATGCACTGGAGAGGACGGGTGGTAGTTGCAGTAAGAAGACTCTCACAGACCCTTAAAGACCCATGCCACTTGAAGATTTTTAAGGGCTTGAAgaacacgacactgttgccagaTTTATTACCAAATACAAAGAGaatggaagtgttgcagaccatctgagaagaagtggacgtccaggaacatccactgatgaaggcacaaccgatgtgctgctggcaaacatagtcccttatgtatggagacttctgggacaGCCTGtagtttcatgttttattgttGTCACCTGAGCAGTTACTCCCTGAATAAAAGAAgtgtattgttattttattgtttatttttattcaaaggaaTTTTCttggtttgtgttttgtgttttaatttttatattctGGCATCTtataattttcttcttcttcttcttcttctcccatACAATGTGGAACATCCCACACCTGCACTACAGGTACTGTAGCTACCAACGGTTTGGAAATCTGACTATCTGTGAAAGAACATCTTTCCATCTGTGGAAAATAAATTGTAACAGTTGTTTCCCTCATATTTATTCAGGAAGCTGCCATAATCTCTTTTCCCAAGGAGTCTCATTTGATGACATTCAATCTTTACCACTGACTTATTTAgaggtgtttatttttgtgtgtatagtatatatatgtGGATAGTAGTATTGCAAGTTACGCACAGCAAGCTGCATACATTTTATTCAATGTACAGTAAGAATCACTGATTCAGTCAGTACTGTCATATGTTGATCCAATTGTAAACTAGGTTATAATATAATTGAATACACGAGTGTGTATAGTGTGGAGTGAAAATGAAATTCAATCTATAGTTTATTCCATGTTGAAAAGTAAGACTTTGAAACAAATTTGCAATTTCACCACTGATTCTCTTTGTAAAATCAACCTTTAATTCAATGTTAATTCAACGCTGGCGCAAGACCTTAATTCACACATGTTGAAAAGTAAGATGTTGAAACAACGTCATGAGATCAACGTTCGACAACAACaatattcaacaacaacaattttcaACAATGATTCAACCCGATCCATGATGTTGACTCATCGCCGTCCCAGACCCACCTCTATTGACACGTTCACTGGACGACTGATCGCATGCATATGTtccatatcacacacacacacacacacacacacacacacacacacacacacacacacactcactatataTATAAGAGAGACTTTCACTCACTAACATTTGCAAAGTAAACGTTCAGTTTGTGTATTCGCCCCTGACATTTACCAAGCCTtattttcctgtgtttgttATCCCAGTTTTGACTTTTGCTAGTTTTTTGGTTCTTCGACTTTGTCTTTGCCCTGATTGTGCTGATTGTGCTTCACCTGACCCTCGTCTGTTTGACCTTGAGTTTGCCTATCGTATTGGATTGGTCTGCCTGGCTGTTCCTACTAATAAATTTCACTCTGCTGCATTTGAACCCATCTCTCCTCTGGTTATCGTGACACCCgtgaataaatgatgaaatgCTGCCTGGGTTTTATCACCATCTTGGCTGCACTTCAGCACCTTACTGTACTAATATAATGCTGTAAAATGACAGTTTAACAAGTGCTGTATCATCCTGTAAAGGTTATAAAACCATAAATAATATATCTGCAAAACTTCCTTCTTCACGTCActcattttattaacatttatcatTTGCGTATGTGATAAACTTGGTCTAACATTAAATCCTCATAATTCCAAATGTATCATAAAAGAGTAATGTACCTTATTAAACACTTGAAATGGCT
This genomic interval carries:
- the LOC128601522 gene encoding uncharacterized protein LOC128601522 isoform X2, producing the protein MISDLERKLGDEGMAALRKELKVKEPRNSLCFNASNIDDIRKNKELERFLNTTQKAKFPKLTYDIWFKKCASASSGNRAQSSIDFNECIEAMTDLSSSGIESSLNSSLNNSYSVVSFNYLPQNDEGLPDEDCRYTGDMDIMIHENKDKESEFKTPEKLLGGSFIQMDPEVNADAPSQEPVNMQNTHIDEMEEQSQRSYVPNVMRHEDESLHQNEQITEKETPLDDGLGGPFMQETCIDEMDDEPQRSNVPNVMRHEDESLQQNERITKKETPLDVELGSKDFQEIQIDEMDDEPKRSYVPNYPRHEDVSLHQNQSIAKNETPLEDGLGSTDFQDAHIDEMDDESKRSNVPHVPRHEDESLHQNEQITEKETPLDDGLGGTFMRETCIDEMDDEPQRSNVPNGVRHEDESLQQNERITKKETPLEVGLGCTDMQETQIDEIDEEPQRLNVPNVPSHEDINLCQNESITIKETPLEDGLGSTDMQDAQIGEMDDEPKRSYVPNYPRHEDLSLHQNESIIKNKKPLEDGLGSTDMKEQCNNEIDEQLKISNPPRREDESLHQNVQITEKETPLDVGLGCTVMQETQVDETGDGPKRSYVPNVPRHEDVSLHQNETIGKNETPLEDGLGGMFMQETCIDEMEEEPQRSNVLTHAASLHQNESVVKSKIPLEGRCGNMHMQQNEQENMQVKSGPFLSTQLQKNSPGSASEHTESNATESSVLNKDTAILAKNRDVKDRIETSKKRENSKCQKEKKKKEKDKRLHDWALRQCNNREEDLKNIFDQISIINMAQHSDYPCFTAENVMVYKYLTPESQIIFITDDNTSVKTMTTVHYQMFVCKIKRAILLGPKEPHEQEIPYKISQVPIDKCTDFIFKAFAPALTVYKQIQKEEKLYSLI
- the LOC128601522 gene encoding uncharacterized protein LOC128601522 isoform X1 — its product is MYDWFKNKEPHLFEELENDDTEAEAPQKKRVRFEDEDETDNNLTGFPGKFTSCIPESETDLRTISTFAKLEEWVSKPGISQKMISDLERKLGDEGMAALRKELKVKEPRNSLCFNASNIDDIRKNKELERFLNTTQKAKFPKLTYDIWFKKCASASSGNRAQSSIDFNECIEAMTDLSSSGIESSLNSSLNNSYSVVSFNYLPQNDEGLPDEDCRYTGDMDIMIHENKDKESEFKTPEKLLGGSFIQMDPEVNADAPSQEPVNMQNTHIDEMEEQSQRSYVPNVMRHEDESLHQNEQITEKETPLDDGLGGPFMQETCIDEMDDEPQRSNVPNVMRHEDESLQQNERITKKETPLDVELGSKDFQEIQIDEMDDEPKRSYVPNYPRHEDVSLHQNQSIAKNETPLEDGLGSTDFQDAHIDEMDDESKRSNVPHVPRHEDESLHQNEQITEKETPLDDGLGGTFMRETCIDEMDDEPQRSNVPNGVRHEDESLQQNERITKKETPLEVGLGCTDMQETQIDEIDEEPQRLNVPNVPSHEDINLCQNESITIKETPLEDGLGSTDMQDAQIGEMDDEPKRSYVPNYPRHEDLSLHQNESIIKNKKPLEDGLGSTDMKEQCNNEIDEQLKISNPPRREDESLHQNVQITEKETPLDVGLGCTVMQETQVDETGDGPKRSYVPNVPRHEDVSLHQNETIGKNETPLEDGLGGMFMQETCIDEMEEEPQRSNVLTHAASLHQNESVVKSKIPLEGRCGNMHMQQNEQENMQVKSGPFLSTQLQKNSPGSASEHTESNATESSVLNKDTAILAKNRDVKDRIETSKKRENSKCQKEKKKKEKDKRLHDWALRQCNNREEDLKNIFDQISIINMAQHSDYPCFTAENVMVYKYLTPESQIIFITDDNTSVKTMTTVHYQMFVCKIKRAILLGPKEPHEQEIPYKISQVPIDKCTDFIFKAFAPALTVYKQIQKEEKLYSLI